CCCTTAACCTTCTGTCCTGCCAGATTGGCGGCATCTGATGGAGTTATCAGGCGTGACAAAAGGATCCCTTCTTCCTCAATGAACAGAGTGTCGTCCGAAGCCGAACCGGATAACAGCCTCATCAGCCGGCGCCCCACATCCTCGATGTCCACTCCCCTTTCTTTCAGGTAAGGGTCGTTGATGTTGTCGAAGCTGTTGAGGTATTCCGCGACGACGGTTTTTACTGAGTAAAGCGCCGTGTACCCTGAGGAGATAAGGTCATCTACTTTCTGTGTAAATCCCTGATCCTCGATCATCATCAGGTGGATGTTGAAGATTGCCGCGTCTTCCTCTCCGAGTTGCTCATGGATACGGCTCTGAAGCTTTTCGATCTCGGCCCTGGCTTCTCCTACGGATTTATCGAAGAGTTTCCGTTCCTGATCAGGGTTCTCGGAGAGTTCCTCCATAATGTAGTGAATGTCATCAGAACCCTCCAGGATTATGGCCGTTCCCATGGCGATGCCTGGAGTGGCGGGGGTGCCGTGCAGCAGCTTGGATTGATGAACAGGTTCCGCAACCGGCTCCAGGGCCACAGTGCCCATTGAAAGGCCATTCAGGAGGCGGGCGTTGACGACGACACCCGCCACCTGTCCCGCAATGGTATTGAACAGTTGAAGTTCCTGCTTGGTGTAGGACCGCTCGCCTTTGTCCTGAACCACGAGAACCCCTATGGGGTTACGCCGGCTGATGAGGGGAACTCCCAGGAATGTGTGGTAGTGTTCCTCCCTGGTTATGGGAAAGTATCGGAAACGCGGGTGCGTCTCGGCGTTTTGCACCACGAGTGGCGTCCTGGTCTCAAAGACGAGCCCTGTCAGTCCCTCACTGGGCTTCATCTTGACCTTTCCGATGGCATCGCCTGAAAGCCCTTCACTGGCGACCAGGGCAAGATGGTTCCGCTCCTCATTGTAAAGGTACAGCGAACAGACATCGGTGTGCATCTCCCGTTTAACCAGGGAGACGATATTGTCGACAGTCCCCTTGAAATCGTGAGATTCCCCGATTAACCTGCTGATATGTTCCAAAAGACTGATCTGATCCCTGGTGGGGCACACGTCAGGTTTGCCTCCGATTAAGCGCAGTGCGAAAATGTTCCCGCGGTTGGACCGGCTGGACCGGCTGGATTGATCTACAACCTATAGATTTTATCATATTTGCAGGTGAGAATTCCACACCCCGGTTTTCCCCTTGCTTCTTCCCCTGAAAGGGAGGGAACTAAAGTTCGCCGGAATCGGAAAAGGAGTAGTAGGAGGATACCGTGATGACCAGATGGTCGAGAAAACGGATACCCATAAGGGATGAAGCCCTGGCAATCCGATCGGTGAGGGACCTGTCGTCGGTGGAAGGGGTTGGGTCGCCGGAAGGATGGTTGTGCAGGCAGATGATACTCGCGGCAGCGTGCCTGATGGCGGGTTTGAGGATATCCGCAGGACTGACGTGAACCGTGTTGACGGATCCGACAGCCGTTGTTTCTTCCGAGATGATCCTGTTCCGGCTGTTGAGCGCCAGAACGACAAAATGCTCCTGTTCCCTGATGCCGGCCTTGAACCTGAATAGTTCAAAGATGTCCCGGCTGCAGCTGATGATTCTGTCCCCCGTTCGAGGAGTGCTTACAATCTCGAGGAGTCGGGGCAGGGCAAGAATGGTATTTGCCCTTGACGGGCCCATGTACCGCACATCCATTAAACTTTTGCGGTCGGTGCGCAGAAGCTCGATCAGGGAATAT
This Deltaproteobacteria bacterium DNA region includes the following protein-coding sequences:
- the radC gene encoding DNA repair protein RadC, coding for MMKKKKSIPKSNDERHPGRQELCVLKSLIGHRAAETVLSRYSLIELLRTDRKSLMDVRYMGPSRANTILALPRLLEIVSTPRTGDRIISCSRDIFELFRFKAGIREQEHFVVLALNSRNRIISEETTAVGSVNTVHVSPADILKPAIRHAAASIICLHNHPSGDPTPSTDDRSLTDRIARASSLMGIRFLDHLVITVSSYYSFSDSGEL